A single window of Aphidius gifuensis isolate YNYX2018 linkage group LG1, ASM1490517v1, whole genome shotgun sequence DNA harbors:
- the LOC122847563 gene encoding leucine-rich repeat extensin-like protein 5 has protein sequence MSQQPSRPPGGGYGPQGWSPHPTSPSPFRPASPFNQSQNPHQSQGRSRGTTTPVHHPISPLTYTHPHQVIHPMSPVPIGMPISPGMSPVFGCPPPGFIQCPRPRWPSPITPSNITPRPYIPQSPMEFNQQNIERPDRHISPVPCAPPEYLIAPYRPGDYEYIGVPLEPPIEDEDSGPSTREIIASQSQDYVDEKLAEYQATIAHLQED, from the exons ATGTCACAGCAACCATCACGACCTCCTGGTGGTGGTTATGGACCACAAGGTTGGTCACCACATCCAACTTCACCAAGTCCATTTCGTCCAGCTTCACCATTTAATCAATCACAAAATCCTCATCAATCACAAGGACGTTCAAGAGGTACAACAACACCAGTACATCATCCAATATCACCATTAACATATACACATCCACATCAAGTTATACATCCAATGAGTCCAGTACCAATTGGTATGCCAATATCACCTGGTATGTCACCAGTATTTGGATGTCCACCACCTGGTTTTATTCAGTGTCCAAGACCAAGATGGCCATCACCAATAACTCCAAGTAACATTACACCAAGACCCTACATACCTCAG aGTCCAATGGAATTTAATCAGCAAAATATTGAAAGACCAGATCGTCATATTTCACCAGTACCATGTGCACCACCAGAATATTTAATAGCACCATATAGACCAGGTGATTATGAATACATTGGTGTACCACTGGAACCACCAATTGAAGATGAAGACAGTGGACCATCAACACGTGAGATCATTGCCAGTCAAAGTCAAGACTACGTTGATGAAAAATTGGCCGAGTATCAAGCTACAATTGCACATCTTCAAG aAGATTAG
- the LOC122860342 gene encoding WD repeat-containing protein 38-like produces MNKHDDTNENSPQTSGDSESDFDSQRGSTIIKSRRPSFLTDRRISEDEALRRDEWLQRARLSFNNRLSAKILHKVQFSNDFNGLYCAKFSPSGDVIATTFGTGGIQIRNGETGALKATLKGALPTSLPMMCCRFNPIHENIFYASGACGNIFLCTTDTLEFSRFIEEPDNEINTIDINIDGQKIASGGKDAALRIYDSLTGKLITIYQKKKHEISAEKVENYHRMRIFSVKFHQTYPDLIISGGWDDTVRIWDMRVGTGSIKVIKGPHICGDAIDVRESKILTASWHVRKSLQLWDLTSGQIIDTIEPENRPTTLEGEFFYAAQYFDGDPYGEHIIAGGSGTGAVEVINITTKRVVGSFEVKKAVLTLDSNRTSIVFGGMESIIHLADFS; encoded by the exons ATGAATAAACACGATGATACGAACGAAAATTCTCCCCAAACTTCTGGAGATTCAGAgagt GATTTTGATTCACAACGAGGatcaacaattataaaatcacGAAGACCTAGTTTTTTAACTGATCGACGTATATCTGAAGATGAAGCATTGAGAAGAGATGAATGGCTTCAAAGAGCACGTTTAAGTTTTAATAATCGTCTTAGTGCTAAAATATTGCACAAAGtacaattttcaaatgattttaatggTCTTTATTGTGCTAAATTTTCACCATCTGGTGATGTTATTGCAACGACATTTGGAACTGGTGgaattcaa aTTAGAAATGGAGAAACTGGAGCATTAAAAGCAACATTAAAAGGTGCTCTACCAACATCATTGCCAATGATGTGTTGTCGTTTTAATCcaattcatgaaaatattttctatgcATCTGGTGCAtgtggaaatatatttttatgtactaCAGATACACTTGAATTTTCAAGATTTAttgaag agcctgataatgaaattaatacaATTGACATTAATATTGATGGACAAAAAATAGCAAGTGGTGGCAAAGATGCAGCATTAAGAATTTATGACAGTCTAACaggaaaattaataactatttatcaaaaaaaaaaacatgaaataagtgctgaaaaagttgaaaattatcATAGAATGCGTATATTTTCtgttaaatttcatcaaacaTATCCAGACTTGATAATAAGTGGTGGATGGGACGACACAGTTAgg aTTTGGGACATGAGAGTTGGCACTGGTTCCATCAAAGTGATAAAAGGTCCTCATATTTGTGGCGATGCAATAGATGTCAGG gaatcaaaaattttaactgcATCATGGCATGTACGTAAAAGTTTACAGCTTTGGGATTTAACCAGTGGTCAAATTATTGATACAATTGAGCCTGAAAATCGTCCAACAACATTGGAaggagaatttttttatgctgCACAATATTTTGATGGTGATCCATATGGTGAACATATTATTGCTGGTGGATCTGGTACTGGTGCTGTTGAAGTTATAAACATTACCACAAAAcga GTAGTTGGAAGTTTTGAAGTTAAAAAAGCAGTCTTGACTCTTGATAGTAATCGTACGTCAATTGTTTTTGGTGGAATGGAGTCAATCATTCATCTGGCAGATTTTagttaa
- the LOC122860340 gene encoding kinesin-related protein 4-like — protein METTTNNQVKNIKLKDKELFTDSFNICWELLKNANYYLSNRENNNSFSDLSCTHGQIMYKAMMTVMDNIIKYDVDIALPKTEPNDGDIDDDSFHDCNNPRFDTNLHQQEVYQVTSHTDEITSNKNGIEDDAIYPNKRFKSNEMDPLFITCDGPGAIKDEIFDENNEEMHNDTVETNSAQLLSSALIDNSTSIVNDDEFIQSFDTDLLQDETIDTENSVILEEQLDVEKPKKRRRRRLKNTTESTRISRRIIALKKRLSNVKKSSKTNPIKKKIIKKNKVKNKIKKLKNKTKDNKKDDQKNCLDHVDDKDDKDNEKDDQKNCLDHVDDKDNKDNKKEDEKNCLDHVDDKDNKNVKELKNIENVTPEIKITNDIPFEEKRQIVLMAQENPSWSLTKLSKHFGLKHMIQKSVLKRWEKQLTRGGTRRDMIGLLNQWVYEKCLDYQSQNKKLTNQQIKDWGSEAKEVLKLDSLKFIASDAWRFAFKEKYKITGNYIDLKIEPNPQKIDTLLRVYVSYEMKVKIVKLYDEHPDWDLETLKKESGCDHILNLKQLRDWKCIIRNNNLS, from the exons ATGGAGACGACAACCaataatcaagtaaaaaatataaaattaaaagacaaagaattatttactgattcatttaatatttgttgggaacttttaaaaaatgctAATTATTATCTGAGTAatcgtgaaaataataattcattttcgGATTTATCATGTACTCATGGTCAAATTATGTATAAAGCCATGATGACAGTGATGGacaacattattaaatatgatgTTGACATAGCTTTACCAAAAACAGAACCAAATGATGGTGACATAGATGATGATTCTTTTCATGATTGTAATAATCCTCGTTTTGATACTAATTTGCATCAACAAGAAGTTTACCAAGTGACTTCTCATACAGACGAAATTACATCAAACAAAAATGGAATAGAAGATGATGCTATTTATCCTAACAAGAGATTTAAATCAA atgAAATGGATCCTTTGTTTATAACTTGTGATGGTCCAGGAGCTATAAAAGatgaaatttttgatgaaaataatgaagaaatgCACAATGATACAGTAGAAACAAATTCAgcacaattattatcatcagctTTAATAGATAATTCTACGTCAATCgtgaatgatgatgaatttattcaaAGCTTTGATACTGATTTGTTACAAGATGAAACAATTGATACTGAAAATTCAGTAATACTAGAAGAACAACTGG ATGTTGAAAAGCCTAAGAAACGTCGTCGAAGAAGATTAAAGAATACCACCGAAAGTACCAGAATTTCTCGCAGAATAATCGCTCTTAAAAAACGTCTTtctaatgtaaaaaaaagttccAAAACGAATccaattaaaaagaaaattataaaaaaaaataaagtaaaaaataaaattaaaaaactaaagaaTAAAACtaaagacaataaaaaagatgatcaaaaaaattgtctagATCATGTTGATGATAAGGATGATAAGGACAATGAAAAAGACGATCAAAAAAATTGCCTAGATCATGTTGATGACAAAGATAataaagacaataaaaaagaggATGAAAAAAACTGCCTAGATCATGTTGATGACAAGGATAATAAGAAtgtaaaagaattaaaaaatattgaaaatgttacacctgaaataaaaataacaaatgatattCCATTTGAAGAAAAACGACAAATAGTATTAATGGCACAAGAAAATCCATCCTGGTCATTGACAAAATTAAGTAAACATTTTGGTCTTAAACATATGATTCAAAAATCAGTACTTAAACGTTGGGAAAAACAATTAACCAGAGGTGGAACACGTCGTGATATGATTGGACTATTAAATCAATGGGTTTATGAAAAATGTCTTGATTATCagagtcaaaataaaaaattaacaaatcaacaaataaaagatTGGGGATCTGAAGCTAAAGAAGTATTAAAACTTGATAGTTTAAAATTCATAGCAAGTGATGCATGGAGATTTgcatttaaagaaaaatataaaataactggtaattatattgatttaaaaattgaaccaAATCcacaaaaaattgatacacTATTAAGAGTTTATGTTTCATATGAAATGAAagttaaaattgttaaattatatgatgaaCATCCAGATTGGGATCTTGAaacgttaaaaaaagaaagtggctgtgatcatattttaaatttaaaacaactcAGAGATTGGAAATGTatcattagaaataataatttatcataa
- the LOC122860341 gene encoding neuronal acetylcholine receptor subunit alpha-5-like: MYRHRVFYYFNLSFFLLLCEIQSIEGLLKWNATWSDKLKRDLLFRYDKFARPTQHYNVTKVNFGLRIYHVSLDEFNSAITVQSIVRMDWTDDKLKWNASNYGGLTKLIVGNHEVWQPDIVLQNSVAGSAIEHYGDVNCIIYSEGNILWVPPTRFIALCNIDLRFWPFDTQKCELKFGSWTFPASQIDLSIIDIDDPAEDKIHLIPNAEWKILEITKYRNETIYSCCPDDPYVHVNYIFSIKRNSPLYTSIFITPTVVIVIMILINFWLPPQSKEKIFLCGCTALITIIYLLFFCYKIPPLSDKAPLIVSFYSGCLYQVSISLIISTTVINLSRKPNCQPLPRNIKRILNGWLGKYLGLSNLIQVNHRPIIEQELSDNNTDSSIFLSHILSDNSDTETKILSTNNDTQIEWILATTAIDRISFLIFVFYNIFVIYYSCVL; the protein is encoded by the exons ATGTATCGTCATcgagtattttattatttcaatttaagtttttttctattactaTGTGAAATTCAAAGTATCGAGGGTCTTt TAAAATGGAACGCCACATGGTCAGACAAATTAAAAAGAGATTTACTATTTAGATATGATAAATTTGCAAGACCCACACAACATTATAATGtaacaaaagtaaattttgGATTACGAATTTATCATGTTTCATTg gATGAATTTAATTCAGCTATTACTGTTCAATCAATCGTTagaatg gattggactgatgataaattaaaatggaatGCATCAAATTATGGTGGTCTTACAAAATTAATAGTGGGTAATCATGAAGTTTGGCAGCCAGATATTGTTCTTCAAAACAg tGTTGCTGGATCAGCAATTGAACATTATGGTGATGTCAATTGTATCATTTATTCTGAAGGTAATATACTGTGGGTACCACCAACTCGTTTTATTGCACTTTGCAATATTGATCTACGTTTTTGGCCATTTGATACACAAAAAtgtgaattaaaatttggCTCATGGACATTTCCAGCAAGtcaaattgatttatcaataattgatattgatgatcCAGCTGAAGATAAg ATTCATCTTATTCCAAATGCTGAATGGAAAATACTGGAAATAACTAAATATCGAAATGAAACTATTTACAGTTGTTGTCCAGATGATCCCTATGTAcatgttaattatatattttccatcAAAAGAAATTCTCCATTATATACTTCAATATTTATCACTCCAACAGTTG TTATTGTTATAATGATTCTAATTAATTTCTGGCTACCACCTCaaagcaaagaaaaaatttttctatgtgGTTGTACTGCAttgataacaattatttatcttctttttttttgttacaaaatACCACCACTTTCTGACAAGGCACCACTCATtg TTAGTTTTTACAGTGGCTGTCTTTATCAAGTTTCAATATCtctaattatttcaacaactgTAATAAACTTGTCTCGAAAACCAAACTGTCAGCCACTTCCtcgaaatattaaaagaatattaaatgGATGGCTTGGTAAATACTTGGGCTTGTCAAATCTCATCCAAGTT AATCATCGACCAATAATTGAACAAGAATTATCCGATAATAATACTGactcttcaatttttttgtctcataTATTGTCAGATAATTCTGATactgaaacaaaaatattatcgacAAATAATGACACACAAATTGAATGGATTTTAGCAACGACAGCCATTGAtagaatatcatttttaatttttgttttttataatatttttgttatttattattcttgtgTTTTATAA
- the LOC122860343 gene encoding 32 kDa beta-galactoside-binding lectin lec-3-like yields the protein MPKIFITTLTTIYHEPSFGTAIKLKPTSAIIIIGYVTNKCKSFWINLGCESTGNIAFYLNPRLDRGYVVRNSFIKGRWGREENCSSTQFNFQRQTYFHIIIFCGPKEFQISIDGEHFCSFNYRIPLELITHFDFDGDIEDVRSRVTELCIYPDPKIIKHYRNIQLTDEKPLLDDLNVPANIKICPNFIPGATIFIKGRLKLLPNLFSVNLQQSQLIYPPPDIALHFNPRFCYENRPPCVVINTFIDGSWGHEERNVNKLPWCPGRDFLLTFRCEDDGFLIWLDDKLISEFQHRMDPSIIDTLHITGDYIIHQISMAFYD from the exons ATGccgaaaatttttataacaacgTTGACAACTATCTat CATGAGCCATCATTTGGTACagctattaaattaaaaccaaCATCAGCGATAATCATCATTGGCTATGTgacaaataaatgtaaaag tttttggATAAATTTGGGATGCGAGTCAACTGGAAATattgcattttatttaaatcctCGACTTGATCGTGGATATGTTGTTAGAAATTCATTCATCAAGGGACGTTGGGGTCGTGAAGAAAATTGTTCATCaactcaatttaattttcaacggcaAACATACtttcatattataattttttgtggcCCCAAAGAATTTCAa atttcAATTGATGGAGAacatttttgttcatttaattatCGTATACCCCTGGAATTAATAACACATTTTGATTTTGATGGTGATATTGAAGATGTTCGTTCACGAGTTACAGAACTTTGTATATATCCAGATCCAAAAATCATCAAACATTATAGAAATATTCAATTGACCGATGAAAAACCACTTTTAGATGATTTAAATGTTCCagctaatattaaaatatgtcCAAATTTTATACCAGGTGCAACTATATTTATCAAAGGCAGATTAAAACTTTTACCTAATTT gTTTTCTGTTAATCTACAACAAAGCCAACTCATCTATCCACCTCCAGATATAGCGTTGCATTTTAATCCAAGATTTTGTTATGAAAATCGTCCACCATGTGTTGTTATCAATACGTTTATCGATGGATCTTGGGGTCATGAAGAAagaaatgttaataaattaccCTGGTGTCCTGGACGTGATTTTTTACTaac ATTTCGATGTGAAGATGATGGATTTTTGATATGGCTGGATGACAAGTTGATAAGTGAATTTCAACACAGAATGGATCCATCAATTATTGATACACTTCACATAACTGGTGATTATATTATTCACCAAATTTCCATGGCTTTCTATGACtag